Sequence from the Argopecten irradians isolate NY chromosome 12, Ai_NY, whole genome shotgun sequence genome:
AACGTATCTGTCATATTTGGTAACGGATCTGTAGTTTTGTACGTAAACCTTAATTTGAGTGAACTTGGTTTCATTTGTAGCAATTTGTTTCAGACTAGATATGGTCAGAAAATGTAAGTTTAGGGTTGTTTGTGGCAATCAAGTATGACGGAGACTGATACGTTTTTCAGGTGAAGGAAGGCGAGGACAATGAGAATGAATTATTCCTTTTCTTCATGtcaaaaaacatcaacaaaggaCAAATGAGGTTTCGTTTGCCAATAATATCAGACGAACTGCTTATCCTGAGTTATCAGCCGTGCGGGTCGTTTTTTCCCAATTAAATGGCAAGAACACTGAAACCATCCGCAGTCAATGCGAATCGTGTAGACAGATACGTTACCAATATGGTACAAACATAATCATCTCTTCATTGACGCCGCTTTCAATAGTTTTGATCTATCGTTTGATAATTTCGATGTTGTAGTTTTGACTACAAGTTTTGAAGCAGATTCGTGTTATTGAATTCgtttattttctaatacttCATAAAGACATATACCAAGAGAACAGATACGTTATCGCTGCTAATTTAGGCAAAAATCATCTAAAGTATTGCAGAGAAGTGAAACCGCTGAAAAGTACGTTTTCTTTGATGCATTTTGACGAATttatgaaacagaaaaacataataatCCTGTCAGATTTCTACAGTCATATATTAAGTATGTTGTAACATATACGTTACTGTTTAAAGCAGGATTTTAATGTCCTATACAGTAATTTGtgatttatacaaatacaaaattattgacATGTACTGATGCAGATAAAGGTACTGtttgataataaggaaaaatatataaacaaaatactttggtactatttttaaatgaaactaTTTGAACACACTTATGAATTATACAAACCAATATTCACAAATGAACTTTTCATAACTGCAATTGATAAAGACAAGTTGCTTTCGAGACGGACAAATGGCTTTGAATAGAAAGAAAAGTCCAAAACCAAAGCAAAAATTCAGTTAAAGTGTATATTTTGTGGCATTTCTAATGACAAACCtcaatttagttcattttaacaaagtcaCGTATCTGTTATTTCCCAAAATATGATGGTTGactgtaacaattataacttTTCTTTGGGTAAAGATAGGAGCCAGCCCatttggatttaaaaagtagagatatttgccaaacaaataacaatacataataactttgttttcaattttcatattttatgttttcatttctgaaaacatgcaaATTAGTGGAGAATGAACTCTTAAATCTAGGTAGCAAAAActgaaaattgtgaaaattttattttcttgattttagtttaaatcatgaaaattttgTCCTGTGAAAATAGCCAGctatacagtacattatgtatttgtACAATTAATATTAGCATAGTGCTTTTAACTTGACctttcatttaaagatgttaAAGTAACAATTGTTTTCATTGAAACCCAGGACTATGGAGCGGCATTACTAAGTGTTGAGACTGTGTCTGAGGATGGGTATATCAAAAACTGGCTTAGTCAGACAGATCATAGCAGGTAAAGTCACTGTATACAAGTCAACCTATGATGCAGATAGATTGCTATTTCAGATATCTTGGAAACCAGTGGTATTTAAATTGATGTAGCTTTGAATTTTGAGACCAGATTTTAGTTTTGACCATAACCTTTCTaaacctgtgttgtatgaattGATTTACCGGTAGTTATGAACTTGAAGGTATACTGCTTTGACTTTGATCTTTTAAAGATTTGGGTGATTTAGTTGATGTAGATTTGACATTGAGGTTACAAGCTTTGACCCTGACCTTTTTGGGAGCCAGCTATGACTTTGAGGCTTCTATCTTAAACCTTAACCATCATAGGTACatgtattccatctttgcatattgcagagttagctcccttgcgggtaggtatcacttgttacgtcattgttttgtgagcgcaattgaCGTCATTTTCCCCGAAACTTATGACGTTATACTTGcaaacacataacgtcacaaCCAacacctacctgcaagggcagataactctgtaatatgcaaaaacagaatatGACTCATGAATTCCCACAGTTTGTCTGTGATTTTGAGTGTACAAGTTTTGAGattaacagttttaaaaatcTGTTGTCTAAGAATTGATATAGATAAACTTCCCTGTAGGAGACTGCAATTTACACACTGATGATTCCTCTCAGCACACTATTTTCTATGGGTTAGTCATGTACAGAAGCTGTTAACATTTGAATTCTACAGGAACCTATGGTTTACGAGTGGTATATATGTGGGCAGTGGAGTGTTCGTCTGGCAGAGCACTGGAGCGGTGATTGATCACCTGAACTACTGGAGCAATGTCAACGATATGTTTACACCAGGCTCCAATATTGTCTATGGTTTCTCAGGTAAGTTATGGATGTATAGGCTCCAATTTTATATTGTCTATGGGTTCTCTGGTGAGTATGTAGGTAGGCTCTAATATTGTCAAGAGTTCACAGGAGAGTATGGATGTAGGCTCCAATATTGTCTATGGTTTCTCAGGTGAGTATGGAGGTAGACTTCAATATTGTCAAGAGCTCTCAAGTATGTATGGATGTAGGCTACAGTATTCTACAGGTTCTCAGTTGAGTATGGATGTAGACTCCAATATTGTCTATGAATTCTCAGGTGAGTATGGATTTAGGCTCCAAATTTGTCTATGGTGTCTCTTGTGAGTATGGAAATAAACTCCAATATTGTCTGATTTCTTAGGTGAGTATGGATGTATACGTAGGGTCCAATATTGTCTATGGTTTCTGTGGTGTGTATGGATGTAGGCTACAGTATCGTATTCAGGGCCACTGGTGAGTATGGAATGGACTCCAGTATTGTCTGGTTTCCCAGggtttatttttccaaatcagCATGCAATGCTGATGTCTCTGTTGCGACGTCAGGATGATCTTTGGTTTTGGCACCATCAtcagatttttaggtcacctagAAGTATGAACAAAaagaattgaccaatcagaaagttgGATTTAGTATAAACACATAGAAAAATTAATTCTAAAAGAATAAAAGTGACATTACTCttatatttaatcatttttttgtctttttttagtAACACAACAGAACTTTGGATGGACGAGAACGGATGGCACACGTTCCCTGAGCTTTATTTGTGAGATTCCCCAGAAGGAGGTATATCGGATTATACAGGATGACAGAGACTTCTGTAAGTTTATAACAAAGTTAAAAAACATATTAGGTTGATGTTATAAAATACAAGTAAGTGATCAAAAGGAAACCTATTTATTGCAACaaaatttatgaatatatacTGTAAGCATACTTAGCAGTACTGTACTTTGTACATGCTGTATTTGAAGCCCTAATTCATGTACAGCCAAATTATGTTAAAGGATTTCTCTTCTATAGAACCACCAAATTGAGCTAATCAGTTAAATTGGATAGAAATTTTGAGGAGCAAACTTGATTTTTCagaattttgaaagaaaaaaaataaagagagAATTTCCATTGGGTATTGGGCAGATAATTGGCCCTAGAAAAGCTTCAAGAAAAGGCcctgtaatatgtatatgtatttcacTACGTTTGCAGCCTATGGAAATTCCTATGCAAATCCTAACCTGGTACCAAGGGGCCCACAGATGTACATTGACCCGATTGACACCGAGATACTGGGTAAGACGAGACTTGTGTTTATGGAGTGTGGGGCCAAGGGGTATCCCCAACCAACTTATACTTGGACCAGGAATTCCTCACAGTTCATAATCACTGCAACAACTGATGCCCGATACACGCTGACCAACGGCCGCCTGTCCATCCAAGATCCGACAGAGGGAAAGGATTCAGGAGAATATCAGTGCGAGGCTGAAAATAGATACGGAAAAATAACTTCTGCTCCAGTTCTATTGTCATTTGcatgtaggtatatatgtgtttagGATCTGTGTGTGTGTGACTGTGTTTTATAAGTCAATGGTTTTAAGCCCACCTggccgaagggccggtgagcttatatCATGgcccgtcgtccgtccgtccgtcctgccgccgtccgtccgtccgtccgtccgtccttcaaaatttaatttaaatcgctactagtcatagagttccgcaaggattgtgaccaaatttggccacaaacatcgttgggtgaaggggaacagacttgtataaattttggctctgaccccccaggggcaggaggggcggggcccaataggtaaataagaggtaaatattcaaattccttcagaaaagaaacaatgaacctgtattcagaacatgacttgacattacaaaccaggtgagcgatacaggccctctgggtctCTTGTTCTTCAGGCACTCCAGCTTTTCTGGCCACTTCCataacctggcacatccttaaattataaaattaaatgcATCTTGCAGTTCATATATCataaaccaaaaacaaaccAAAGTTTAGGATGTTTAAATTTTGGTATTgatgtcaaatgtaaattataaagtCACATTTCTATTCCAGctaaaacatatgaaataacCATTAAGTTCTGAATTTGTGTATTAATGCTTTCTTGATATACAAATGTGTTGTTTTTCAGTCTTGGGAAGTTTTACCAATGTTGACAGAGCCCCAACTCGTCCTGACGAGTTCAGTGGAGCTATACttgaatgtcctggtataaagAGTCGGTCAAAAGTAGGTAAGTATGGCCTCAAGCTGTCTTTCGGATGATAAAtttaattacctccccttatcgcgaaaaatttctttttattggCAGGGTTGCCACACTCCAGAGATGTCAAAGTGGGAGATCTCCCACCAAAGCATTGTACAAAGTGGGAGATTTTGCGCGGCGTCATTTACATGTTTGCACAAcaattataacaaaacaacacatgTTGTCTTCTGCTCCTAGATCTTCCAAGCTGGTTTTGGAAGTATTTCAGAATCAGTGCATTGAACAAATTCTTAAAAAAAGTAGgcttaattaaattaattaaacatagtaaaaattatgcatatttttttctcttgttAGGTATTACATACCTGTGGAAGAGAGGATATGAATTCATCATTACCGATGTGAATCCATACATATTTATATCCCAGGACGGGAAGTTGTATTTCTCTGAAGTGACTCGCAGTGATGATGGTGACTACTACTGTATCGCTACGCTCTCCAGTCCCAAGGACTCGCGTAATTATGTCGGCTCAGCACAAGTTCCTAGTCGAATCAGTAGGGAAATCCATCTCGATGTCATACCTCAACGTAAGTCTTGTGATAGAGTTAGTATTGAAGATTGTTGGTCAATTTTGATTTTGGCACTGCTGAAGTATACAATGCAATCATATGGCATTGTAAATTGAACCAAAATGACTCAATCTCGCTACTTTCTGGCTATCTTCTGGTCATATATGTGCAAGAATCTTATGTGCCCCCATGTCTCGATTTAATTCTGGTCCACTGCTGCTCTTTTATCTTCTTCTTAATtgaatgaatacatgtatagaaaagGTATGGAATTCCAGTCAAGAAAGAAATTTACTTAATCTGAAGGAAGACGGTCAAGAGTCCCAGGTCAACAAATCGTCTGTTACAAAACATGCCATACAGAGAACTATATGACCAAATGTGAAAACTCAAAAGTATTTGACAAGGATAATGATATCTTGAAGCTAGAATAGAATACTATATTAGATACCATTGTAGCACAAATCCTTTCATAGTTCACCATAGGATCTGTTGATTCACCGGTCCTTCTCCAAGTAATGTGTATTCTTTACGTTTAGAGATACCAAAACCACTtaggtaaagtacaatttattgTAGATTAGTCCCAGATGACCTTCCTGTAATTTGAGGTCTCAAAATATGATGTCAGAATCACAGGAAGTTTTGACTTTTGATAGAAAACTGTACTTTACCCATGTTGGTTGTTCTcttgaaattgatttatttctgCCTAACTTTTACAGCTAGCATTGAGTCGGCAGTACAGATACAGGACAGTTTTATTCAGGTGTTTCCAAGGATACCTACAGCTGGACGGACACTCAATCTCGAATGTTTCGCCTACGGCTCGTAAGTACTTTATAGTGACCcattaaatatttacactgaAAATACAGTCAGACCTGAGGTTGAATTGTGTCACATTAGTCATTTGGGGCtctagaaaagtggtcttattaagcaggtggtctatatacagaggtggtagCTAagacaaggtttagactagggTCTTGTCTATTGTGCTATTTTGGGTTGTTTTGCTTTTAGCTTATTCATTTGGTACGGTAATGTTATTCAAATGTTATGCAAATTCAGAATCCATTGACGTACCTGAAAACTATAGTTAAAAGAGGTCTCGGAATCGATGAGCTGCGAAGTTGAGCAAATAGTAATCCACTGAAGTGCCCCGTTTGAGAAAATCGTGAAATATTGATCCCGCGAATTTGAAGCCCTATGCAATATAGTATGTTTTTGGATTATAATGCATATCTATCAGTagataataaataacaaatcCTACactgatattgatgatgattttgtttcatttgtttaaGACATCAAACCTTAtccaggattttttttctgttttagcGGAAAACTTCTGTACACTTGGACTACGCCTGGAAGACAGGATGAACGTTTCTCCGTATCCGATGGTAACCGTGTCCTTACCATCGTCAACTCTAGGCTGTCTGACTCGGGGACCTACAGTTGTACTGTAAGGAGCAGGAAAACCAACACATATGACACCAAGACATTTACACTGTATATTGAATGTAAGCTTTTCACACAGCCAAATTGGTTAAGTAATAGGGCATGTTCATAACTGCAGCTGAAGGATAGGACATATTTATCTGGCAATTGATTCAGATGGAAGGTTTCATCTTTTTAGTATTTTGCTAATAGAATCAACACATCTCTGTTCATGTTTCCATTGCAACcgcaaaacaaaaaaaatcatttttttttttcgttatcTTTTCTATTATTGCAGCCAAGCCATTATTCACTCTCCCTCTGAAAAACCAGCATGTGGACGTTGGTAAACAGCTGACCTGGCGCTGTGAGACACTATCTAATCCCCTGGCTGTTTACACTTGGTACAAGAACGGTCAGCCTCTCCTTAACACTACGGACATCATTGTCATCAGGAATACACTGGTCATACCGAGTCTGGAGAAAAAGCACAGTGGCATGTACCAATGTGGCGCTTATAACATCCATGGCACCACCATGAGTTCAGCACAGCTCCGGGTCTTAGGTAGGGTCACATGTCTCATTATGTTGCTCCCATGAAGCCACCTGTCTTAAAAACCTGTCTATCACTCTTTCCCAACACTTCAGGCATCTCACAGGTCTATTAATCTGTCTTTCCTGACCATTGTATCATCCAATAAAGTATGGTGGCCGGTGAGGCGATGTTGCAAGGTTGAGAGGTGAGATTACAAGGGTGTTAATCTTGTATTCTCACCCCACAACCTTGCGATCTCGCAACTCTTTCCCAACACTTCAGGCATCTCACAGGTCTATTAATCTGTCTTTCCTGACCATTCCAATTGTATCATCCAATAAAGTATGGTGGCCGGTGAGGCGATGTTGCAAGGTTGAGAGGTGAGATTACAAGGGTGTTGATCTTGTATTCTCACCCCACAACCTTGCGATCTCGCAACTTCAACTTGAGTTAGAAATTAAAAGGTCGTAAAGTTGCAAGATGGCCTTAAGTGGTCGCCATAACTAATTGAACATATCACTTTGTATTGCATACAAGTATTAATGTGTAATGCTTTCTTTGAAATTGAAGAGTTCCCGCCAACATTCAACAAGTCTCCACTTCCTTCCTCCATGATGGCGGCCAAGTCGGGGAATGTCACTATTCCATGTAAACCCGAAGCAGCTCCCTACCCCAAGTTTGTGTGGCTATATCGGGGCAATGAAATGAGTCTAACGGAAGGGGATACCACGTCAAGGATTCGCATGCTAGCCAACGGAGACCTGTACCTCACCAACGTGGTAGATACGGACGAAGGGTTGTATACCTGCAAGGTGGAGAATGTTCTAGGGTCGGCTATGAGCAACACTTACCTAGAAATACTCTGTATGTATCAACAGATTCACAACATAATTCTGTATAGAGAAGAATAAAGTATTTCTCACATTTTTCTCGAAGTGGAAGATTAAGAAAAATTAAAGTAATGGAAAATTACTCCATTTCATTAGGATAATTCTCTGAAGAATGTATTTAGTAAAGAATACCTGTTACTTTTTGTCCTCAGATTTGATTAAAGAGTACACATATATGAAAGgtttcatgtgaagtttgatgTTACTTTAATAATTATTATGCCTATTTTCATAAGGCCATTATGATTTCTACAGTCAGTGATTTAGAGGTTAAAACCtacatattttcagttttactacATCAATTACAATTTCAGTAAATATTGGATATTTTATTaaccattgtattgataaataatgatgTGATGATTTTGACAGCCAGGACATTCATTAGTGTACCTCCAGCAAAGAGGGATGTCGTCGTTAACAACACTGTATTCATTCCATGTCTTGCATCATTTGACCCGACCCTTGACCTCATCTATACCTGGCAACTCAACGGACatgatattgatatgaaacGTGACAGCACTTACAAGACGGTAAGACTCACATGGTCATCTCCTAGTCAAATCTTTTCATAAAATCTCTGAATGTTCTATAACATTTTGATTGAATGTATTTAGGTTATTGTCGCTTAATTTCGCctgttaatttttagctcacctggtccgaaggaccaaggtgagcttatgctataccgtggcgtccggcgtccagCGTCCGGCGTTCGTCCGTCTGTCAACAATCGATTTCTttggccccccaggggcctgaggggtggggtcaaaaggggtcaattttgctatttccatataaacgacttcttctctgaaactaagtatgggatagcactcatatgcaatggtagcatctgtatagggtggggattcaaaattgtacaaatgatgggatggcccccaggggcctgagggtggggtcaaaaggggtcaattttgctatttccataaacaacttcttctctgaaactaagcatgggatagcactcataatacaatggtagcatccttatagggtggggattcaaaattgtacaaacgatggggctgactccccaggggcctgagggggggccaaaaggggctaatttggctatttccatataaatgactttttctctgaaactaagcatgggatagcatccatactgcaatggtagcatccttatagggtggggattcaaaattgtacaaacgatggggctgaccccccaggggccggAGACGCAGGGCCAAAAggtgtcaatttggctatttccatttaaatgacttcttctctgaaactaagcatgggatagcactcataatgtaatggtagcatccttataaggtggggactgaaaattgtacaaataatggggctgaccccccggggtcctgagggacggggtcaaaggggtcaatttggctatttccatataaacgacttcttctctgaaactaagcatggggtagcactcataatgcaatggtagcatccttatagggtggagattagaaattgtacaaatgatggggatggccccccagggggcctgaggggtggggtcaaaaggggtcaattttgctatttccatataaacgacttcttctctgaaactaagcatgggatagcactcataatgcaatggtagcatctgtatagggtggggattcaaaattgtacaaatgatggggatgggcccccccccgggggcctgaggggtggggtcaaaaggggtcaatttggctatttccatataaacaacttcttctctgaaactaagcatgggatagcactcataatgcaatggtagcatccttatagggtgaggattcaaaattgtacaaatgatggggctgacccccggggccttaggcgcggggccaaaaaggttaataaggctactattttcatataaattacttcctctctgaaactatgtattggatagcatatacgtatggtatcta
This genomic interval carries:
- the LOC138336252 gene encoding contactin-like produces the protein MLWILVLLMAGPVSGQTNDCPQNWFVHEDRCYYFVFNPQKTFVAAKELCEDYGAALLSVETVSEDGYIKNWLSQTDHSRNLWFTSGIYVGSGVFVWQSTGAVIDHLNYWSNVNDMFTPGSNIVYGFSVTQQNFGWTRTDGTRSLSFICEIPQKEVYRIIQDDRDFSYGNSYANPNLVPRGPQMYIDPIDTEILGKTRLVFMECGAKGYPQPTYTWTRNSSQFIITATTDARYTLTNGRLSIQDPTEGKDSGEYQCEAENRYGKITSAPVLLSFAFLGSFTNVDRAPTRPDEFSGAILECPGIKSRSKVGITYLWKRGYEFIITDVNPYIFISQDGKLYFSEVTRSDDGDYYCIATLSSPKDSRNYVGSAQVPSRISREIHLDVIPQPSIESAVQIQDSFIQVFPRIPTAGRTLNLECFAYGSGKLLYTWTTPGRQDERFSVSDGNRVLTIVNSRLSDSGTYSCTVRSRKTNTYDTKTFTLYIESKPLFTLPLKNQHVDVGKQLTWRCETLSNPLAVYTWYKNGQPLLNTTDIIVIRNTLVIPSLEKKHSGMYQCGAYNIHGTTMSSAQLRVLEFPPTFNKSPLPSSMMAAKSGNVTIPCKPEAAPYPKFVWLYRGNEMSLTEGDTTSRIRMLANGDLYLTNVVDTDEGLYTCKVENVLGSAMSNTYLEILSRTFISVPPAKRDVVVNNTVFIPCLASFDPTLDLIYTWQLNGHDIDMKRDSTYKTGSKGGLYVRRAQFRHQGEYTCVAKTTVDQDFASNTLTVQGPPGEPAGVYNVPPPGPRSARIIWSDGKSNGGPISFYMIESQTNYSSKWQLQTSNVSQPSAVISGDSDKRSALVNNLKPGVAYRFRVLAVNQYGFGTPSRPTGKLAVDVVCVSVYCIMKDH